Proteins from one Mycteria americana isolate JAX WOST 10 ecotype Jacksonville Zoo and Gardens chromosome 1, USCA_MyAme_1.0, whole genome shotgun sequence genomic window:
- the MED4 gene encoding mediator of RNA polymerase II transcription subunit 4, producing MAAATGGGGERSSTRDRLLAALEDLELLARELIEILAISRNQKLPQPGEESQILELLIQRDGEFQELMKLAVDQGKIHHEMQLLEKVVEKRDNDIQQLQKQLKEAEHILATAVYQAKEKLKSIEKARKGAISSEEIIKYAHRISASNAVCAPLTWVPGDPRRPYPTDLEMRSGLLGQMNNPSTNGVNGHLPGDALAAGRLPDVLAPQYPWQSSDMSMNMLPPNHSNDFMLEPPGHNKENEDDVEVMSTDSSSSSSDSD from the exons ATGGCGGCAGCGACCGGGGGAGGTGGGGAGCGGAGCAGCACCCGGGACCGGCTCCTGGCGGCGCTGGAGGATCTCGAGCTCCTGGCCAG GGAACTAATTGAAATTTTGGCAATTTCAAGAAACCAGAAACTTCCACAACCAGGAGAGGAGAGCCAG ATCCTGGAACTGCTGATTCAGAGAGATGGAGAGTTTCAAGAGCTAATGAAGTTGGCAGTTGATCAGGGGAAAATCCATCATGAAATGCAGCTTTTAGAAAAGGTGGTAGAAAAGAGGGATAATGAtattcagcagctgcagaaacaactAAAAGAAGCAGAGCACATACTG GCAACAGCTGTTTatcaagcaaaggaaaagctgaaatcaattgaaaaggcaagaaaag gtgccatttcctctgaagaaataattaaatacgCCCACAGGATCAGTGCTAGCAATGCTGTTTGTGCCCCTCTGACATGGGTACCAG gggacCCACGTAGGCCATATCCTACAGATCTGGAAATGAGGAGTGGTCTCTTGGGTCAGATGAACAACCCATCCACCAATGGAGTTAATGGACACTTACCAGGGGATGCCCTTGCAGCAGGCAGACTGCCAG ATGTGCTTGCTCCTCAGTATCCTTGGCAGTCAAGTGATATGTCAATGAACATGCTACCTCCTAATCATAGTAATGACTTCATGTTGGAGCCTCCAGGACACAATAAAGAGAATGAAGATGATGTAGAAGTTATGTCAACAGACTCCTCAAGCAGCAGCAGTGATTCAGACTAG